gcgcgcggggagaggccgagtgggccgcggggaggaggagagagagggaaggagatgggccgagccggcccaagagggggagggggggaaaaagactttttaggatttttctttttataaaaccattttaactttgtttatttcttaataattattatttgtgctctgaaaattccactaaaatttgagggctccttttagaccaaggagaatttaacaaaaattctccgggccacatttgaatttttcttgtacgtattttagtgtttgccaatttcttttcgaattttaattaattctattattccttttagaaaatgatttttatttcgggatgaatttatcaggacgtgacagttttctccttttttttttcccttattgacaggttgtggaggtcgagtacattatggctttaatccatttggtaagtatatatgcggttctatgagcaatgaccgaaattgtggctttcaagggtggtgaatttgctgtgcaaaattgtggcatttgaactgcatatatgtgttgttggggatctgtgatgtttgagatggatctgtgatgttatattGGGGGGGTGATGTATCTGTGACTAGAATATATGTGTAATGTATCTGtgtttcagagggcatggctagcaaatcctgaggctagccaatatttagcatttattttttttctggaattaactcatcagtgacgggtcggaacaaaaatccgtcaaaggtaacctaacctgtgacggactagcaaataaaggcccgtcagaggtgacctacctgtgacgggcctttacttttggggccgtcacaggtagatcacctgtgacagcttctaactacggagacctcaacctctgacggcctttatttaaagggccgtcagagatgagtcacctgtgacgggtcctaactcgctcaaggctagcggagaccaacacctctgacggccttctagtaacttgcccgtcagaggtgggtgtcacctgtgacggccggccacccgtcaaaggtgactggactcaccagtgaccactgatcactgaccatgcgcgaagccgtcaaagatgagggtttgggcccgtcacaggtgaccttggccaGTGTAGTGATTGGTGATGATTTTTTACAGGTCCTTTGAATTTTTTATTGGAAACTTACAATGGTAGTTCGCCAAGATTGGTTTATAATCAGTACTCATGGACACAGGTGATATATATCCTACTCCGAAACCCTCATGAACTTCCTTTCAACCTTGTTTTTACTTAGTAATTTGTGATTCAAATTTACTGTTATCAGATGGCAAGCATAATTTTCTTGGATAGTCCTGTCGGTTCTGGTTTCTCATATGCGCGTGATCCCAACGGTTATGATGTTGGGGATATATCATCTTCTTTACAAGTGGTTACATTTATGAAGGAGGTAATAAATTTAGAAGCATATTACATACCCTAGTATAGTAAGAATGGAAAAAACACTATGCCTTTGTGTTCTAGTTTATTACTTAATTATCATCTTGTGCATACTAATGTAGTGGCTCAATGATCACCCACGCTATTGCTCACATAATTTCTATGTTGGGGGAACCTCATATGCTGGAAAGGTGGTTCCAGTTATCACGCAATACATTTCAGAAGGTAATCAGTGATACACTTCACATACTCTAAAATGAATTAGATGATAAACTAATTGGCAGTTATAACCATATGTTTTAGAACCTCTGTCGTGTTCTTTCAAATATGTATAAAATTGTTCTTTAAAAGTTCAAACTAATCTCAGAAGTCAAATTATGCCGCATGGGAGTGACAAGACTCACCATATTTTTAACTGTTCAACTTGTTTACATGCCAATGAATGATCGTGGTACATTTTTTTAGCTAGTTTCTTACCTTGTCTTATTTTCTTCCTACTCACCAGCAATTGATGAACAAAGGCAACGACCATGGATCGACCTTAAGGCATGCCATTTTATATCTCTCAAACAGTTTATAAAAATTTCGATAATGTGGCTTCATGTCTCTTACTATTTCTTGTGCCTGAATACGAAATCAGTTACAGGGATATATAGTTGGCAACCCCATTACAGGttcaaaatttgataaaaatttcCATGTTCCCTATTCTCATGGCGTTGGAATCATATCTGATCAATTGTACGAGGTAACTTCATATCTAAACACTCAATTTCAGTGGGGTAACACTACTGCATAACATTTCCTATTTCTCTTTGAAGGCAGCGGTAACACATTGCAAAGGACATTTTGTGAACCCAACAaaccaattgtgtgctaatgtctTGTCTACTATTCATAAAGTAAGGTTATTGCACTGTACTAATTTCTATGTTTACTAATATTCATCTAGTATTATCTTACTGCACAAATCCCATGTGTAGCTCATGTCTGAAGTTTCGGATGGAAATATCTTAGAGGATAAATGTGTTAAAGCTGCACCAAAACCCACAATAGATGTTTCAGCAAGCAGGGCACTGCTGGAAGAATACAATCAGCTACACAAGCCACCTATTCGACCTTCTATTGATTGCTTAGTAAGTCTGTATTATCCATGGATCCATTGTGCTAATTTGATTCAAGAACGTAGAATTTTCTAGGAAATAGATTTGAGTTTTGATCCCACAAACACCTAGCCTAAACAAGATCACCAATTCTATTGGTGAATAAAGTGATAGAACCAACCACAATTAGATGAAGCCATGAATGCCATATGGTCACACTTGTTAGCCTCAACTCTGCTGTTGGTGTAGGTGAGGCAGGAGACTGGCTTGATGCCAAAGGCGTCGTTGTCTCACGGGTAGATGGCTATGGGCATCGTTGTCCTTTTGAACCATCCTTCTCCAATGTCCTTGATCTGTCCTTTAATTTGGGTCCCTTCCAGCGCCTCTaagcagtggcggagccagcaCCGCCGTAAAGTTAAGGAGACTAGTAACATTTCCTAGTGACCGATTGATTTTTATACGCGTCGACGTCTAACGGCAATGGAGAGAGCAGCGACGGAGCCCGGGCGGCTGCCCGACCTGCCTAGGAGGTGTCTCAGCCGCTGCCTCTAAGGATGGAAGGATAGATTTAGGATTTTCAGTGGAGTGTTAAGGATATACGAGATCGTCATTCATTATACAAGTCCATTCCCTTCTTTATATATGACGTTGGCAGGACTCGGGCTGTTAAATAGAAAGCACAAGCATCTCCAGTCATGGCGCAATCCCTTTAGGAAGGTGTGTGAGTGACAAGCGGGGTGGACCATGTCCCCTGAAGACTCGGCCGTCATTGTTAGGAGCGTATTGTCTTTAGGTGGATCGAGCCGTTCATGCGGGTCATGGCTATGGTTAGCCAAGATCAACTGATATTAGACAGAAGGTTGTGTAGATACATTACATTGCAGGGTTCATCGTCATGTTTTTGTAATGTTAATTTTCTTCTTATTTCTTTATTGAATGCAGTCATATCGTTACTACCTATCATACTGCTGGATGAATGACAATACGACCAGAGATGCTCTTAAGATCAAGAAGGTAACCATATGATATGTCCTGCCTTTACAAACATGGGCATAGATAGGGGCTTTCCTTATATGAAATGCTTTTCAAATCTTAAAACATAATAGTAGAATATATGTATCATCTTGCACATGAAGTAAGCAAAACTGATGCACTAATTGCACAAATATGGCTACAGGGAACCATCGATGAATGGTTGAGATGCAATAAAGGTGTACTTCCCTATGCTCAAGACATCCCAAGCAGCTTGAATTACCATTTTAATTTGACCACAAGAGGTTACCGAGCACTTGTGATGAGGTGAAATATCACCAAAGGAGAAAAATCAATTATCTGAATCATTCGTACATGTTGAATATTATTCTATATCTTAAAATTACAATGATGTTGATCTGTGAGTGCAGCGGTGACCATGATCTCATACTGCCATTTTTGAGCACTCAGGCATGGATAGGATCCTTTAACTTCTTCATAGCTAATGATTGGAGAGCATGGCATGTGGATGGCCAGGCTGCAGGGTTAAGCCATATAATTCTTTTTTTCATATACTCTCAGTTGATGTTATTTTTCATGTTTGCCTGATCTGATGAGGATAATGCATtgcttttctttcccttttttttttttgcacatttACAATTGAGTATGCCAACAACTTGACCTTTGCCACAGTAAAGGTGATTTTATCCTTTAATGTTCATTCGCTTGACCTTTTCTAGTTGTGGATCCGATATGTGTCCATATATATAGTGTCCACCCCTTGACATACATAAGTGACATAAATGAAGAATTGTGGATGATTCATTTGGTTGGTTGTGCAGGGTGGTTCCCATGTTGTTACAACAAACAAGCCTAAAGAATCTTTTGCCATGGGGAAACGGCGGCTAGCCAATAAGCCTCTGTGATGTTGCCAGCTCTTATTTGTCATAAATGTTTGCACGGTTTTAACTCAACCATGTCCATGCTATCCAAGTGCCACAATTCTTGAAAAAAGGAACTATTTGTAATGGAGCCCAGATGAATAGTGTTGTCGATGAACGAACTTCTTGATGAGAAACTAGGTCCTGATcgtccgataggtattgataagtCTCGAGTTGGTGGAAACTTGACGTACACGATCCGGCTTCCAATCAACACGATCTGAAACCCGGTTAACCTCgctgagaaggctaatccctacatgcaaatcaaagaacacaagcaagaacaaggtaGATAGCAACTTAACTGCATATGAATaattaagcactcgaatttggggttccacaaaccgatctaacGGCAAAACTGCAATGGCAGAAGTAATCTAAGCATAACCCAACCCTAAATCaatgacggctactgaatatATGCATTCTAGGGTCGACCTTAGGCCTATGGACATATCCCTATTAGattccaacacgatacacggcccAATGGGCCCAAAgacggtgacgcagcacctgGACAGATTCTGAAATCTTTCTTGTTGCGAAGATTCCTAATGACTTGGAAGGAATTTTGACGTAGGGCCAGATCCATTAGAAAGGTGGTCTCGTCTGCTTTCCATACATACGTAGAACGTAGAAATCGGAGTCTGAATGCAACCTGGGCGACAAATTTAGTGTGGGCTGCTACTGGAGCCCGAAGTAGACTCGAACTAGATATGGGTCAGACCTTCATCTTGACTTACGTCCATAATGACCTTGTCTATCTTCATGGTCTTCTCCCATAGTTACTAATCATAATTAAATCATTAGGTAGTATTCTATCCTCAAGAGCATATAAAAAAGTACTTAGTAACAAGCTCACCTGTAAATTTAATTGTCTGGCACGAGCTCTAGTGATTGGACCTCATAGCAACTTGAGCAGCGTGTGTATCAAAAGGAGTGATGTCAAGAAGCAAACCAAATGATGAATCAAGGTTTCGCACTGGTTATATATATGCAAGACGTCAGGTAAATGTTGTACATAAGAGCGGGTTCAGTGCAGTTCACTGCTGCCTACATCTATCTCCATCCATGTCATTTtgcagttaaaaaaaaaaggaaaaagtacgaaataCCCACCTGAACTATcatggtcgaccgaattaccccctaactaGAAAACCAGACATTGATcaccctaaaattttagtaccggacgaattacccccctcgactcaATCTAGAGTGGTTTTGTTCTACGTGGCGTccgcgtggcaatccagtcaacatttttctttaaaaaatatagtggGACCCATCTGTCGTACCTCCTCTTCACTTATTCAAATATTCCTAATCTCTCTCTCGCGTGGCCGCAGGCGCGCACGGCGatgtgcggcggcgacggcgcgaaaCGAGGAGGGGGAACCGGCAGGAGCCGTCGACCGCGTCTGCGACCGCTCCGACCTCACCTTCGCGGCGCGGAGGGGCAGGCTGGGGCGcgaggtgaggcggcggcgcgagacgaGGGAGCGGtagacggcggcgcgcggggctggGCAGTGGGCAGCGGCGCGAGACGGTGTCTCGGGGCTCACCCAGTCCATGACGGTGGAGCCGCTGGCCCACGACGCCGTCGACGAGGccacggacgacgacgacgaggagcttgCCTTGGCCAGCTGCCGgcctctccccttcttcctcctctcgctgccGGCTTGTCAGTCTTCAGAATAACTTTTGCACTGAAGGTATCATCACATAAGACTATAAGACTGTTTGCATTACTGGTGTGCTTTGCAAAagtatgaatgaaaagaactttAAGCGTCGGCATCATAATGCAGATGTAGATGGAAACTAACACTCCGTATCAATTATAGCCAAAGCTAGGCTTCATGATCATGAATGCCATGGAGGACGAGATAATCAGATAGGAAAACTCTCACTTCTTTTACTAGATCCATCACTCTGCCCTTCGACCTCGCAAGAATCACGCGTGGCTACATCGCATCCATTCGCTGCAACTCCCCATGACACAAAAACCATCCACCGAAAGAAAAATACGGCCGTGAAAATTCGGTCGGAGAGCAACCGCGACGGAAGTTCACTGAATCCTCCTCCGGATCATGGCGCCCGAATCGTTCCAAACCAAAACCAATCAATCCCCCAATAGCACGCACAGGCAAGGCCAATGCAGCACGGCGAACACCAGGAGGCCCCCGAGGTCGAGCAtgaacgccgccgcggccaccacgCGCGCGTTGTGCGCGAACACTGGCCGTGACGAAGGACAACGCCCCCGCGGCGGCTCCtccgcgccgtcaccgccggacctggaggaagaaggggaaaggaaggggaggagcggctgcggcgaggaggtggtgtcgccgccgccgctcgccacccaGCCGCGCCCGCCACAGCCGCtcgcgtggcgccgccgcccaccttccCCCTGCGCaccccgtgagagagagagagtgtgtgtggagagagaggaagaggggaagggtatagatggccatatggcccgaggcccacggcccggcacgaagcCCGcaattttggcccggcccatgcacggcccggcccgactagggtcgtgcccgtgccggcccggcccgacagccgggccgtgcctgggctgcaccctcggcacggtgggccggcccggcacggcccgatcaaataaaaaaaatatagggacaaaaaatagacttatataATCGTATAAGGCATGGCCCAAGAAAATAggtatacaaaatagacttattttccagccatttaaacacaacccacagagttgagggaccaaaaatagacttatttccagcCATTTAAACACAGCCCACAGAGTTGAGGGACCAAATATAAACTCTTTCTGTGAGGCAGCACAAtagcccatcgtgccttcgggccggcccggcacggcccgactagtattgggccgtgcctgggccgtgtatgtcgcccgtgggctggcacggcaagGCACGGTGcatcggtcgggccgtgccggcccgacaagcctcggcccaggcacggccgggcttgggccgtgccgtgccgggcggcccagaTGGCCATCTATAGGGAAGGGGATGCatgacagatgggtcccacaactttttaaaaaagaaaatgcagactggattgccacgcgtacgccatgtaggacaaaaccgctccaGATtgagtcgaggggggtaattcgtccggtattgaaagttcagggtgagcaatgtctggttttcgggtttagggggtaattcggtcgaccgtgatagttaggggggtaattcatactttttcctataTCAATTAGTACAAAAGGTTGGCTACTGTTGATAATCATTACTAACTCGAAAGTTGCATAAATCTACAAAAGCAAATTGGAAACCAAACACTTGTTGAACCTTGTGACTCAGTTGtcaatcaaatttaaaattccACTGCAAACGATGACACATTGTTTTCTCAAAGTTCATGCCTATCATAATTTCAACATGAGGCAAGGCATTGGGACTCAATCTCGATCGCTCTCCACCAGCAGCGATGACAATGTTTATAAATTAGAGCAAGTtgaatagtatagccaactattaactccaaatcatctataataatttaatagtcaatacatacatacatacgatATTACACTATtgatacctggtcccacctgtcatacgcaCATTGCGTCTTGCAGTCCGTGATGCAGCTGGCTACGAATCTGTAGCCCAttgctcttttctctcctcttttatattcttgatatatgtttatagctagcttataatctgctattgtacctgcttatATAAACTCCATCGTTAAATATAAACCAGAACCAcgtctgtcggtgacatgggaccgggagtatcatgactagaggcttgaggcagacacaatcacccacgtggcctggcaccctcgggggacgtcgggcccgagggtgatgtgtgcgcccacctcttggtctccccgaggggggggtcggaccactcctgcctcgcccccgagggccgaggcgccccgacccctcgcgggttctactccgcgtgtatgggttaggtgagcacagcggggctcacctaaccgcatttattgcgcctcGGCTAAACGTGTCACACCGCacgaagtgcagtgcagtgcactcgtttatccggtctgtgaccagtcacagaccggtcagatcgcggattaggtggcgacaggcggtctgacgcacgcttcgccccatcccgtcaagacgagagcttctaggcactcgtccccagctggagctagcgtgttacatcccagagatggcacgttagccccggtcgatatatgccaggcttcatcctaaccattacaggcaagatgttgtgtgaagaagggcaaacatgcacgttgctaagctgacgcgtggtggacaagaatgaccgatttgtgaccggtctgacactgctcatgtcgtcagcacacagccacattcccacgacgcgcctgcctccggcagaagtggaggtaggtgtgtgccgtcccgtcaggaggatgttcggaggacaaccgtgcaaatctccgtccatttatgaagagaagaaaagtccagtttggaaagagaggggtgcatgtggtatccccttgaagtataaaaggaggaccttgcccatggGAAAAAGGGGAGGATGATCTTTTCCAGATTCGGGACCTAGAACAAGGGAGAGtttggctcacactttgtagctccttcatacttagatccaccaaaacacaggagtaggttattacgcttctcagcggcccgaacctgtatacgtcGTTTGTGTCTCATGCTCTTTCGGTAggtcgcgatctttccacatacagagagagcttgggatctcaccctgagcccccggccgaaccggcaaaggggggcctgtgcggtctcccggtgaggagccccgcgctccgtcatctggcgcgccaggtagggggctcagcgtgtgtcttctgagctctcgcactctgccctgtgcgccaagcttttccagTTCAGCCtgatggccgagcaagcaaaggcgcacgaccactctccgagtgtgagtggcgacgacggggagccgaacccacgccgtcgagctcgtactccaccgccccctccacgccaaagtcctaaacggggggaggcgctcgagagggtcgaaagatccgcgacttcacCGATCGCGGGTGATGGAAAAGAGCGGcaagatggggagcgtcgcctcctcgtctacggcgacggcaacacGCCCCAGGgtgcgctccaagctgcgggcgcgctcttacgccacccgcctgtcgtccctgacccggagtctccagcccaacgatggctggacgacgtggccaaattggtcatgacggcgcggcagcgcctagatgctggtgggcggtcctccgccaccaagacctctggtgctgctaccaccggctccgcgtcgtcaagacggagggcacgacgagcagcagccgctgttcgccgttcggctgccactccttcgtcgactccttcgacccgggaagatctgcgtggggagcAGGACGCCCGCGCcagcatcgagcgccggcgtaatgaccgaagtgctgcccacgcaacggagggcgcttcctcgtccagagtgtcacctcgacacggacgtgggaatcagccctccgtgcccccggttggtggtgtcagctgtagagcctttgtggcgagtcttcggaatgtccgttggcccccaaggttccggcccaccatcgccgaaaaatatgatggcagcgtcaaccccgccgagtttctccaggtctatacgaccgggattgaggccgccgggggtgacgacagggtcatggcgaatttctttcccatggccctgaaggggcaggcgcggggttggctaatgaacttgccacctgcatctgtccactcttgggaggatttgtgccaacagttcaccatgaacttccaaggcacatatccgcgccccggtgaggaagcggacttgcacgccgtacagcgaagggacgatgagtcacttcgatcgtacattcagcggttctgtcaagtccgcaataccataccatgcatccctgcacacgcggtaatctacgcgttcagggggggcgtgcggcacaaccgcatgctcgaaaagatcgcctccaaagagccccagactaccgcggagctttttcagctcgcggaccgagtggctcgcaaggaggaggcctggacttggaacccctccggttccggtgtggcagcttcggccgcccccggatccgccgctcagacagggcggcgtgacaggaggaggaagaagaggtcagtccgttccgacgacgagggtcatgtcctcgccgtcgagggcgcttcgcgggccacccgaaaggggaggcctgcgagcgacaaaaagaaggaggccagtgctcccagcagggagcgccccaccggcaagtggtgcaccgtccacaatacctccctccatgaccttgcggactgtcgcgcagtcaaaagcttggctgagcggacaaggaagtgggaggaggagaggaggcaggagcgccgggaaggcaagtccccggcggttccttccggccatcggcgaagtgaggccaagcagaaggcccccgccgaggacatcgatgatggcaatgatgacctaggtttccaagagcctggggccaccattgccactgtcgatggaggagcgtgtgcgcatgtttctcgccggagcctcaaggccatgaagcgagagcttctggccgcggcccctactcatgaggcgacgcgccgggcgcggtggtcggaggttgccctcactttcgaccagaccgaccacccaccgtgcgttgcccggggagggcagattgcgatggtggtttctcccaccgtttgcaacgtgaagttggggcgtgtcctcattgatggaggagcagccctcaacatcctttcccccgcagcctttgatgccatcaaggccccggggatgatgctccggccgtcccagccaatcatcggcgtgacgccggggcacacttggccgctaggtcatatcgacctcccggtcaccttcggtggacccgccaatttccgcacggagcgggtgaacttcgatgtggcggacctcagtctgccctacaacgcggtcctggggaggcccgcgttggtgaagttcatggcggcggtccactacgcctacctccagatgaagatgccgggccccgatggccccatctctgtccatggcgacctcaaagtcgcgctcgcttgtatggagcagcgcgcggaccgcctcgccgtcgtgtccaagcccgagggtggcgacgagaggattggcacatccgcccccgccgccccgaggcagcggatagtcacgtgcgatgaggtcccggtcaaggaggttgccctgggcgatggcccgtccaagaccacacggatcggtggtctcttggatggcaaataggaagacgcgctcgtctctttcctgcgggcaaacgctgacgtcttcgcatggagaccggcggatatgcccggggtccccagggaggtgattgagcaccgtctcgccgtacgatcgggcgcaaggccggtccggcagaaagtgcggcgccaggccccggaacgtcaagccttcatccgcgaggaggtggcgcgacttctggaggccggattcatccgcgaggtcatccacccggagtggctggcgaacccggtggtcgttcctaaggcgaacggcaagcttcggatgtgcatcgactacaccgaccttaacaaggcatgtcctaaggatccttaccccctgcctcgcatagatcagattgtcgactccacagcggggtgcgaccttttgtgttttctagatgcatactctggttaccatcagattcgcatggctagggaggatgaggaaaaaattgcgttcattacccctataggaacttattgttatacgacaatgcc
The Oryza sativa Japonica Group chromosome 6, ASM3414082v1 DNA segment above includes these coding regions:
- the LOC107277598 gene encoding serine carboxypeptidase-like 18 — protein: MGSHHRPTAGQCSLVQPPRLITCLLLLLLLLLLSSPLTLPCSASSAVITHLPGFHGRLPFYLETGYIGVEEKTGTELFYYFVESERNPDTDPLVLWLVGGPRCSGFCGVVYEEGPLNFLLETYNGSSPRLVYNQYSWTQMASIIFLDSPVGSGFSYARDPNGYDVGDISSSLQVVTFMKEGYIVGNPITGSKFDKNFHVPYSHGVGIISDQLYEAAVTHCKGHFVNPTNQLCANVLSTIHKLMSEVSDGNILEDKCVKAAPKPTIDVSASRALLEEYNQLHKPPIRPSIDCLSYRYYLSYCWMNDNTTRDALKIKKGTIDEWLRCNKGVLPYAQDIPSSLNYHFNLTTRGYRALVMSGDHDLILPFLSTQAWIGSFNFFIANDWRAWHVDGQAAGFTIEYANNLTFATVKGGSHVVTTNKPKESFAMGKRRLANKPL